One genomic segment of Rhinolophus sinicus isolate RSC01 linkage group LG11, ASM3656204v1, whole genome shotgun sequence includes these proteins:
- the SCN1B gene encoding sodium channel regulatory subunit beta-1 — translation METLLAFVVGAALVSSAWAGCVEVDSETEAVYGMAFKILCISCKRRSETTAETFTEWTFRQKGTEDFVKILRYENEMLQLEEDERFEGRVVWNGSRGTKDLQDLSIFITNVTYNHSGDYECHVYRLLFFENYEHNTTVVKKIHLEVVDKANRDMASIVSEIMMYVLIVVLTIWLVAEMVYCYKKIAAATEAAAQENASEYLAITSESKENCTGVQVAE, via the exons ATGGAGACACTGCTGGCTTTCGTGGTTGGGGCAGCGTTGG TGTCCTCAGCCTGGGCGGGCTGTGTGGAGGTGGACTCAGAAACCGAGGCTGTGTACGGGATGGCCTTCAAAATTCTGTGCATCTCCTGCAAGCGCCGCAGTGAGACCACCGCTGAGACCTTCACAGAGTGGACCTTCCGCCAGAAGGGCACTGAGGATTTTGTCAAG ATCCTGCGGTATGAGAACGAGATGCTACAGCTGGAGGAGGACGAGCGTTTTGAGGGCCGTGTAGTGTGGAACGGCAGCCGGGGCACCAAGGACCTGCAGGATCTGTCCATCTTCATCACCAATGTCACCTACAACCACTCGGGCGACTACGAGTGCCACGTCTACCGCCTGCTCTTCTTCGAGAACTACGAGCACAACACCACCGTCGTCAAAAAGATCCACCTTGAGGTGGTGGACAAAG CCAACAGAGACATGGCGTCCATCGTATCTGAGATCATGATGTATGTGCTCATCGTGGTGTTGACCATATGGCTCGTGGCGGAGATGGTTTACTGCTACAAGAAGATCGCTGCTGCTACAGAGGCTGCTGCACAAGAAAATGC CTCGGAATACCTGGCCATCACCTCAGAAAGCAAAGAGAACTGTACAGGCGTCCAAGTGGCCGAATAA